A genomic region of Rhodospirillales bacterium contains the following coding sequences:
- a CDS encoding sigma-70 family RNA polymerase sigma factor gives MKPAANDHEQLWRDWACKAQNGDSKSYNALLNALLPYIRNILSGGLANADWVEDITQEVLISVHKSLHTYSPDRPFKPWLGAIINFRRTDFLRKYYQEGNKRQAALDDTNIYQKHVTDPAYAGELKDMEQALAQLPEQQRKVFRLMRIEGYTAQEVAEKTGMSVAAIKVSVHRSAGKLKKILGNGYE, from the coding sequence ATGAAACCGGCCGCAAACGATCATGAACAGCTCTGGCGCGACTGGGCCTGCAAAGCGCAGAATGGCGACAGCAAATCCTATAACGCGCTCTTGAATGCGCTCCTTCCCTACATTCGTAATATTTTGTCCGGCGGACTGGCCAATGCCGACTGGGTCGAGGACATCACGCAGGAAGTTTTGATATCTGTTCACAAGTCCCTGCACACCTACAGCCCCGATCGTCCGTTCAAGCCGTGGCTGGGCGCCATCATCAATTTCCGCCGGACGGATTTCCTGCGCAAGTACTATCAGGAAGGGAACAAGCGGCAAGCCGCCCTTGACGATACAAATATTTATCAAAAGCATGTAACCGATCCGGCCTATGCGGGCGAATTAAAGGATATGGAGCAAGCTCTGGCGCAACTGCCGGAACAACAGCGCAAAGTCTTTCGCTTGATGCGTATCGAGGGATACACCGCGCAGGAGGTGGCGGAAAAGACGGGGATGAGCGTCGCGGCGATTAAAGTGTCCGTTCATCGCTCGGCAGGCAAGCTGAAAAAAATATTGGGAAACGGTTATGAGTAA
- a CDS encoding DUF1109 domain-containing protein — MSKQTTENLIAGLSAEFKPMRPLAHPLTRITPWFGATLLYVTALSVLLGMRADAQSLLQTSSFLFEALMVLLMAVGAALATGWLAVPDMRGQGWLLAVPTTLFALFMGWLAVQALSTPLHADFHVHGCSLNALLLIAPPFAAFVYTARKGATVRPLWMSFMTLLAVAGPGWIALRLACPVDHITHLFLHHFLPYAGVGALTGMLARRLYRW, encoded by the coding sequence ATGAGTAAACAGACCACAGAAAATTTGATCGCCGGGCTGAGCGCGGAATTTAAACCCATGCGTCCTCTGGCACATCCTTTGACGCGGATTACGCCGTGGTTTGGGGCAACGTTGCTTTATGTCACCGCCCTGTCTGTTCTTTTGGGCATGCGGGCCGATGCGCAATCCCTCCTGCAAACATCTTCGTTTTTATTTGAAGCCTTGATGGTTTTACTGATGGCTGTTGGTGCGGCGCTGGCGACCGGTTGGCTGGCGGTTCCCGATATGCGCGGACAGGGCTGGCTGTTGGCGGTGCCAACAACCTTGTTTGCCCTGTTCATGGGCTGGCTGGCGGTACAAGCTTTGAGTACGCCGCTGCATGCCGATTTTCATGTGCATGGCTGCAGCTTGAATGCGCTTCTACTCATTGCCCCGCCATTTGCCGCTTTTGTTTATACCGCGCGTAAAGGCGCAACGGTAAGGCCATTGTGGATGAGTTTTATGACGTTGCTGGCTGTGGCCGGGCCGGGCTGGATTGCGTTACGTCTGGCGTGCCCGGTTGACCATATCACTCATCTGTTCCTGCATCACTTTTTGCCTTATGCCGGGGTAGGGGCTTTGACAGGGATGCTTGCCCGTCGTCTCTACCGCTGGTAA
- a CDS encoding ETC complex I subunit has translation MNVIIYKPAKNAMQSGRAKTKSWQIRPESGGPRRPEPIMGWTSTEDTLNTVKLAFDTKDEAIAYAKKKGWSYTVGIEHARKVRPRNYGDKFRYIPIEE, from the coding sequence ATGAATGTTATCATATACAAACCGGCAAAGAATGCGATGCAGTCCGGCCGCGCCAAAACGAAAAGCTGGCAGATCCGGCCTGAATCCGGCGGACCGCGCCGCCCGGAACCGATTATGGGCTGGACCAGCACCGAAGATACGCTGAACACGGTGAAACTGGCTTTCGATACAAAGGACGAAGCCATCGCCTACGCCAAAAAGAAAGGCTGGAGCTATACGGTCGGCATAGAGCATGCCCGGAAAGTCCGCCCCCGCAATTACGGTGATAAATTCCGCTATATCCCGATCGAAGAGTAA
- the sseA gene encoding 3-mercaptopyruvate sulfurtransferase: MSSSQLISVETLHSFLEKDRPIRLLDASFALPGSGVDVQADFEAGHLPGAQFFDVNRIADLSTDLPHMLPSAEDFAGAISGLGISSDDLVVVYHNTGIPYACARAWWMFRVFGHDNVRVLDGGMAAWSAAGLSLESGRSPAPAYGMFNARFHPEMVCDKDHIRLIVDHKETATILDARSKERFDGSVPEPRPGLVSGHIPGSLNLPFGDMINSETGRFKSPDALKAIFDGMDLSGEIVTSCGSGVTACVLTLGLNEAGYDNIRVYDGSWAEWGMEILKNPIERTL, from the coding sequence ATGTCTTCCTCTCAGCTTATTTCTGTTGAAACGCTTCACTCCTTTCTTGAGAAAGACCGTCCGATAAGGCTGCTGGATGCGTCTTTTGCCCTGCCCGGTTCCGGCGTGGATGTGCAGGCGGATTTTGAGGCAGGTCATTTACCCGGCGCGCAATTTTTCGACGTTAACCGTATTGCCGACCTGTCAACGGACTTGCCGCATATGTTGCCGTCGGCAGAGGACTTCGCCGGCGCCATTTCCGGGTTGGGGATTTCCAGCGATGATCTCGTGGTTGTTTATCACAATACCGGCATTCCTTACGCCTGTGCGCGGGCATGGTGGATGTTCCGGGTTTTTGGCCACGATAATGTCCGGGTTCTGGATGGCGGTATGGCGGCATGGAGCGCCGCCGGTTTATCTCTGGAAAGCGGGAGGTCCCCTGCCCCGGCGTATGGGATGTTTAACGCCCGGTTCCATCCGGAAATGGTCTGTGACAAAGATCACATCCGGCTGATTGTCGATCACAAGGAGACCGCCACTATTCTTGATGCCCGCAGCAAGGAGCGTTTTGACGGCAGCGTTCCTGAACCGCGCCCCGGTCTGGTCAGCGGCCATATTCCCGGTAGCCTGAATTTGCCGTTTGGCGACATGATTAATTCCGAAACCGGACGCTTCAAATCCCCCGATGCCTTAAAGGCGATTTTTGACGGTATGGATTTATCCGGCGAAATCGTGACAAGTTGCGGCAGTGGTGTGACGGCCTGTGTCCTGACATTGGGGCTAAACGAGGCCGGATACGACAATATCCGTGTTTATGACGGGTCGTGGGCCGAATGGGGCATGGAAATTTTAAAAAACCCGATTGAAAGAACTTTGTAA
- a CDS encoding glycosyltransferase, whose protein sequence is MKILVISEAKGQTNGVNTTYTNIAPELQGKGHEITVLGSSDFKGAKPLPFYPDIHIIPWLPYRQVKQKIEDLQPDHIHIATEGTLGWAAQMYCRRHGKEFSTCFHTNFHIYAERYVPVLKTAARKATIAYLRAFHKNSSCLMVATEGLERELKEFGFTAPMRPFSRGVDTDLFKPGLKTLFQDAAKPVCLYVGRIAPEKGIDIFLNADLPGTKIVVGGGPALEGLKRKHANDNDIVFAGRRVGADLAAHFRSADVFCMPSDTETFGIVTIEALASGLHVIAVPSTANDSILSTPLLGSTSLDLRAAFERLDPDSPDARQARHQHVLDHYTWPNAAGQFEGNILSLGKT, encoded by the coding sequence ATGAAAATTCTTGTTATTTCAGAAGCCAAAGGGCAGACAAACGGCGTCAATACGACGTACACGAATATTGCACCGGAGCTTCAAGGAAAAGGCCACGAGATTACCGTTCTGGGTTCCAGTGACTTTAAAGGCGCCAAACCGCTTCCTTTTTATCCTGATATTCACATCATTCCGTGGCTCCCCTATCGTCAGGTCAAACAGAAAATCGAGGATTTACAGCCGGATCATATCCATATCGCCACCGAAGGAACGCTCGGTTGGGCGGCGCAGATGTATTGCCGCCGGCACGGCAAGGAATTTTCAACCTGTTTTCACACCAACTTCCATATTTACGCCGAACGTTATGTGCCTGTTCTTAAAACCGCCGCCCGGAAAGCAACGATCGCTTATTTGCGCGCTTTTCACAAAAACTCTTCTTGCCTGATGGTTGCTACGGAAGGACTGGAGCGCGAATTAAAAGAGTTTGGTTTTACGGCTCCTATGCGCCCTTTTTCCAGAGGGGTCGATACGGATTTGTTCAAACCGGGACTTAAAACGTTGTTCCAGGATGCGGCAAAGCCTGTTTGCCTTTATGTTGGCCGTATTGCTCCCGAAAAAGGGATCGATATCTTCCTGAATGCAGATTTGCCCGGCACAAAGATCGTTGTCGGCGGCGGCCCCGCACTCGAAGGGCTAAAGCGCAAACACGCCAATGATAACGATATTGTTTTTGCCGGGCGCAGAGTGGGCGCAGACCTGGCCGCGCACTTCCGTTCGGCAGATGTTTTTTGCATGCCGTCCGACACGGAAACATTCGGAATTGTAACCATCGAAGCCCTGGCCAGTGGGTTGCATGTTATTGCCGTTCCTTCTACGGCCAATGACAGCATTCTTTCTACGCCCCTGCTGGGTTCGACATCCCTCGATCTGCGGGCGGCTTTTGAACGGCTGGATCCCGATTCCCCGGACGCCCGTCAGGCACGCCATCAACATGTTCTGGACCACTACACTTGGCCAAATGCTGCCGGACAATTTGAGGGGAATATCCTTTCGCTTGGGAAAACCTGA
- a CDS encoding AlpA family transcriptional regulator, whose translation MLDTPKKERFLRLTDVMARTGLSRSAIYLSISEGNFPKNINLSARSVAWLESEIDAWMQDRINQRAFTS comes from the coding sequence ATGTTAGACACGCCTAAAAAAGAACGCTTCCTTAGATTAACAGACGTTATGGCTCGTACAGGTTTGAGCCGTAGCGCAATTTATCTGAGCATCAGTGAAGGCAACTTCCCTAAAAATATCAATTTAAGCGCCCGTTCAGTCGCATGGCTAGAAAGCGAAATCGACGCATGGATGCAGGATCGTATTAATCAACGGGCCTTCACTTCTTAA
- a CDS encoding integrase arm-type DNA-binding domain-containing protein produces the protein MKLTDLSCRTSKPTEKNYKLRDGQGLYLLIMKAGGKSWRYDYKLKRDNGSHKNGTFVIGIYPKTTLAEARELHQQARTLVSNGIDPNDFKKDQERLKRQERALTFSLVAEEWLNKRRQEVKEKTIRDIEKRLGQDVLPEIGHIPMKDINAVDIVDMFKKIEARGAYEMRNRARQYCSQIFRYAMAIGSANRDYTADIGDALAVRRVKHQPALQPHEIPEFLAALERNEARLFPQTRLALQMLALTFVRPIELAAAEWSEFDFNDNRWLIPAEKMKMGFDHVVPLASQTLAILHEMKKTNGNRQYVFTKQTNPREHMARDTLSKAVRSLGFQNRHSAHGFRAMARTAIREKLNYDSEIIERQLAHAPNTSLGRAYDRTQFLDQRTVMMQEWANYIDDLKK, from the coding sequence ATGAAACTTACAGACCTTTCATGTCGGACATCTAAACCCACGGAGAAGAATTACAAACTCCGCGACGGACAAGGGCTTTACCTGCTTATCATGAAGGCTGGCGGTAAAAGCTGGCGCTATGATTACAAGCTCAAGCGTGATAATGGCTCTCATAAAAACGGCACTTTTGTCATCGGGATATACCCGAAAACAACCCTAGCCGAAGCACGAGAATTACACCAACAAGCCCGCACTCTTGTTTCCAACGGCATAGACCCCAATGATTTTAAAAAAGATCAGGAACGTCTAAAACGCCAAGAACGCGCCCTCACCTTCTCTCTTGTGGCCGAAGAATGGCTGAATAAACGACGACAGGAAGTAAAAGAAAAAACCATCAGAGATATTGAAAAGCGCCTAGGGCAAGATGTACTGCCCGAAATCGGGCATATTCCGATGAAAGACATTAACGCCGTTGATATTGTGGATATGTTCAAAAAGATTGAAGCCCGCGGCGCCTATGAAATGCGCAACCGTGCACGGCAATATTGCAGCCAGATTTTCCGCTATGCCATGGCCATAGGCTCTGCGAATAGAGATTACACTGCCGATATTGGGGACGCTTTAGCCGTTCGCCGCGTCAAACACCAGCCAGCCTTACAACCTCATGAAATACCTGAATTTTTAGCCGCACTGGAAAGAAATGAAGCCCGGCTTTTCCCTCAAACCCGCCTAGCCTTGCAAATGCTTGCACTAACCTTCGTACGCCCCATAGAACTCGCCGCCGCCGAATGGAGCGAATTTGACTTCAATGATAACCGTTGGCTCATCCCTGCCGAGAAAATGAAAATGGGATTTGACCACGTTGTACCTCTGGCAAGCCAAACTCTCGCAATTCTTCACGAAATGAAAAAAACAAACGGGAATCGACAATACGTATTCACAAAACAAACCAATCCCCGTGAACACATGGCCCGTGATACCCTTTCAAAAGCCGTCCGCTCTCTTGGCTTTCAAAATCGGCACAGCGCCCACGGTTTCCGTGCCATGGCTCGCACCGCCATACGGGAAAAGCTGAACTATGATAGCGAAATTATCGAACGCCAACTTGCTCACGCCCCTAATACCAGCCTTGGCCGCGCCTATGATCGCACACAATTCCTCGATCAGCGTACGGTTATGATGCAGGAATGGGCTAACTATATTGATGACCTGAAAAAATGA
- a CDS encoding protein-L-isoaspartate O-methyltransferase: MTNNLQAAARKNMVECQLRPNGVTRADLLALFESVPRDAFLPCGDATKAYLDEDVLVGKGRIMIEPVILARMLQAAAPCASDIVLNIGDSCGYSTALLSSMTTTVITLESYAGLLEDARKVWTAMDFCNIAVVQGASREGYPKQAPYNLIVINGAVAGVPQNILDQLAPKGRLVTVLQPLGERMGQVALFVKTAAGEISSTSNLYDAATPYVPGFEPVPVFEF, encoded by the coding sequence ATGACAAACAATCTGCAAGCCGCCGCGCGTAAGAATATGGTGGAGTGTCAATTGCGTCCCAACGGCGTTACCCGGGCGGATCTTCTTGCACTATTTGAAAGCGTGCCGCGTGACGCATTTCTTCCCTGCGGTGATGCCACCAAGGCTTATCTGGACGAAGATGTGCTGGTCGGCAAGGGCCGGATCATGATTGAGCCGGTGATTTTAGCGCGCATGCTGCAGGCTGCGGCGCCGTGCGCCTCCGACATCGTTTTGAATATCGGCGATTCTTGCGGCTACTCAACGGCTTTGCTGTCCAGCATGACGACAACGGTCATTACGCTGGAGTCCTATGCGGGCCTGCTGGAGGATGCTCGTAAAGTCTGGACGGCTATGGATTTTTGTAACATTGCCGTTGTGCAGGGAGCAAGCCGCGAAGGCTATCCGAAACAGGCGCCCTATAACCTGATCGTTATCAACGGAGCCGTCGCGGGCGTGCCGCAAAATATTCTGGATCAACTGGCCCCGAAAGGACGTCTGGTAACAGTTCTTCAGCCGCTGGGCGAAAGGATGGGGCAGGTGGCTCTGTTCGTAAAAACGGCGGCAGGTGAAATTTCCAGCACATCCAATCTTTACGATGCGGCGACCCCCTACGTACCGGGGTTTGAACCTGTTCCGGTTTTTGAGTTTTGA
- a CDS encoding TolC family outer membrane protein has product MSAQPLFRYAFLTALMAGLLLAGTGFSRAQENDAPIFQKLEDMLRLAYIENPDLRAARAELRATNELLPQALAGWRPSVNASADITKAKMTGSNFGAAEGSTSKTLEMELTQPVYRGGRTLAETESAYNAILARQAMVQGKEQDVLLAAATVYMNVLRDQALLDLAINNREVIAKQLEATRDRYEVGELTKTDVAQAESRLARADADNIQARGAVKASYAAYERVMGRAPETLGYPILRFPFPDDLDQAVLKAEQDNPSVLAAELLYRSSEEDIESVFGELLPELNIAASWDKSYDPQPGLSDESSSKTIGLVATIPLYSGGSTRSRVRQAKHTANQRYLEIISVRRGVREQIIENWEALATAKAVSESKAAQVKAAALAQEGVHQEAELGGRTILDSLDADQEMMDAQVDLVIARRDMVVASFALAATIGMLTPEILGFSDVAEDYNRELQAAKWKILGMDVDIDGNNP; this is encoded by the coding sequence ATGAGCGCGCAACCTCTCTTTCGCTATGCTTTTCTGACTGCCTTGATGGCGGGTTTGCTGCTTGCGGGGACGGGGTTTTCACGGGCACAGGAAAATGACGCCCCCATCTTTCAAAAGCTGGAAGATATGCTGCGGCTGGCCTACATCGAAAACCCGGACTTAAGAGCCGCCCGCGCAGAATTAAGGGCAACAAATGAATTATTGCCTCAGGCTCTGGCCGGATGGCGTCCGTCTGTCAATGCCTCGGCGGACATCACCAAAGCAAAAATGACCGGCAGCAACTTTGGCGCGGCGGAGGGATCAACCTCCAAAACGCTCGAAATGGAACTGACACAGCCCGTTTACCGCGGAGGACGCACGCTGGCGGAAACGGAAAGCGCCTATAACGCTATTCTGGCCCGGCAAGCCATGGTGCAGGGGAAAGAACAGGACGTGTTGCTGGCGGCGGCGACGGTCTACATGAATGTCCTGCGCGATCAGGCTTTGCTGGATCTGGCGATCAATAACCGGGAGGTGATCGCCAAACAGCTGGAAGCCACGCGCGATCGTTATGAAGTCGGCGAGCTCACCAAAACAGATGTAGCACAGGCGGAATCACGGCTGGCCCGCGCCGATGCCGATAATATTCAGGCACGGGGAGCCGTCAAAGCCAGCTATGCCGCTTATGAGCGGGTAATGGGCAGAGCGCCGGAAACACTGGGCTATCCGATATTACGCTTTCCGTTCCCGGACGACCTCGATCAGGCTGTTTTAAAGGCTGAACAGGATAACCCGTCCGTTTTGGCCGCGGAACTTTTATATCGCTCATCGGAAGAAGATATAGAATCTGTATTCGGGGAATTATTGCCGGAGCTGAATATTGCCGCGTCATGGGATAAATCATACGACCCACAGCCGGGCCTGAGTGATGAATCGTCCAGCAAAACAATCGGGCTGGTAGCGACAATCCCGCTTTATAGTGGTGGCAGCACCCGATCACGCGTGCGGCAAGCCAAACATACGGCCAATCAACGTTATCTTGAGATCATCAGCGTCCGGCGCGGCGTTCGCGAACAAATTATAGAAAACTGGGAAGCGCTGGCAACGGCAAAGGCTGTCTCCGAATCAAAAGCCGCCCAGGTTAAAGCCGCGGCCTTGGCCCAGGAAGGGGTGCATCAGGAAGCGGAACTGGGGGGGCGCACGATACTTGATTCTCTGGATGCCGATCAGGAAATGATGGATGCACAGGTTGATCTGGTCATTGCGCGCCGGGATATGGTCGTCGCTTCTTTTGCGCTGGCCGCGACAATAGGGATGCTCACTCCGGAAATTCTGGGCTTTTCCGATGTCGCAGAAGACTATAATAGGGAATTACAGGCGGCCAAATGGAAAATTCTGGGGATGGATGTGGATATTGATGGGAATAATCCCTAA
- a CDS encoding DUF2497 domain-containing protein, producing MSDEDKQNEQEPSIEEILASIRQIISDEDEEGAPAEEVAEEAAPELEPVVEPEPEPVEEEEEILELTDIVDEEPEPVEEEEEVEIDLVDEDIEPLESGESILTEKAAEATLEGFARLATNIALQRSGQGVTLEDIVKDMLRPMLREWLDAHLPDLIERLVAEELERISRQARD from the coding sequence ATGTCAGACGAAGATAAACAGAACGAACAAGAACCTTCGATCGAAGAGATCCTAGCCTCCATCCGCCAGATTATATCTGATGAGGATGAGGAAGGTGCGCCTGCGGAAGAGGTGGCTGAAGAAGCCGCCCCTGAGCTGGAGCCTGTTGTCGAGCCTGAACCGGAACCCGTCGAAGAGGAAGAAGAAATCCTCGAATTAACCGACATCGTCGATGAAGAACCGGAACCCGTCGAAGAGGAAGAAGAAGTTGAAATTGATCTCGTCGATGAAGATATCGAGCCGCTTGAAAGCGGGGAATCGATTTTGACGGAAAAAGCTGCCGAAGCAACTTTGGAAGGTTTTGCCCGTCTGGCGACAAACATCGCTTTGCAACGCAGCGGTCAGGGCGTAACGCTCGAAGATATCGTCAAAGACATGCTGCGTCCGATGCTTCGCGAATGGCTCGACGCTCATCTGCCGGACCTGATCGAACGCCTGGTGGCCGAAGAACTGGAACGGATTTCCCGTCAGGCCCGCGATTAA
- the rpmE gene encoding 50S ribosomal protein L31, which yields MKAEIHPDYHEITVVMTDGEEYKTRSTYGAEGDILRLDVDSKSHPAYTGGAHKVVEKGQLSKFENRYGSFLSGGANDDKK from the coding sequence ATGAAAGCCGAAATTCATCCCGATTACCATGAAATCACCGTCGTTATGACGGACGGCGAAGAATATAAAACCCGCAGCACTTATGGCGCGGAAGGTGATATTTTGCGTTTGGACGTCGACAGCAAGTCGCACCCGGCCTATACCGGCGGTGCGCACAAGGTTGTTGAAAAAGGCCAGCTGTCCAAATTTGAAAACCGTTACGGCAGCTTCCTGTCCGGCGGTGCAAACGACGACAAGAAGTAA